GGACGAGGCCGGAGAGAAGGTGGAAGCCGAGTCGGCCGACGACGAGGACGGGGTGGTGCTCTCCGCCGCTTCCTCATTCGGGGACTTGAGCGCGTGATGGAAGATCTCGAAGTCGAGGTCGTAGAGCTCCACCCTCCGCTTCCCGGCCTTGGAGGGGTCGGGAACCGAGGGCTCGGCGGTGATGGCGCTCCAGAAATCGGGGGGCTCGGCGCCCTCCCGGACGGTGACGACGGGGCCCGCCACCCGCTCGTAGCGCACCACCTGGGCCGCAGCCCTAGCGGCGGCCGCGGCCATGGCGGGCTNCGAGCCACACGTAGACCGCGGCGGGGACGTGGACGAGGAACGCGCCGCGGGAGTCGAGGAGCTCCGCGGCGGaggcgccggaggaggaggaggaggggagcgCGGTTTTGGGGACGAGGTGGAGCGGGGCGCAGGGCGAGTGCGGCGCGAGGCGGAGGACGCGGCGCGCGGAGCCGGGggagttggcggcggcggcggcggcggcgccggggcGGGGCTGGCGCCGCAGCAGCTGCGCGGCGAAGCCGAGGTtggggtcggcggcggcgcgcgcggccTTGACGCGGCGGAGCGCGGCGTCGAAGGGGATCGCGTGGCGCCACATGAGGTAGGCGACGACGATGGCCGCGGAGCGCGACGCGCCGCGGACGCAGTGGACGAGAGCGcgcccccctccccctcccccaccgccgccgcggGCGTCCTCGAGGAAGTCGAAGGCGTCGTAGAGGACGGAGGAGAGGTCCTCGGCGGGGGAGTCGTGGAGCCACAGCGTCTTGTACACCAAGTCCCCCTCCCCGCGGAAGTAGTCCGGGCACGCGGCGCCGACGCAGTTCAGCACGTGCGTGATCCCGTGCCGCCGCAGCGCGTTCCTGTCCCGCGCCGCCGCGTCGCTCCCCAGGTACACGTGGTCGGCCACGCGGGACAGGTCCGCCGCGTCGGTGTGCGCCAGCCCCGACGCCGACGCGGATGGGGTTGGCCCGGAGTCGTCCGACGCCTGCCGGGGCCATCCCGACAAGGGCGGCCGGACCGGGAGGGCCAGCCGGCCCGGCCTCTTCGGCGGCCGGGCCGGGTTCGGTTGCGGCGCCGGCGCGGTCGGCGAGGACCGGGCGGTCCAGGAGGCCGAGCGCCAGAAGGATTTCCTCGGGGTGAGATTATCACCCGAGGTGGACGCGTCGGCGCCGTCGCTCATACTGTAGATATTGTAGTTCGTGTGCTTATTCCGGCGAGGGAGAGTTATTCCGAGTATCTCATCATTCCTCCTATTCCGGGCTAAGTTAAGCGTTTGGGAAAGAGGCGGGGAGAGTGGGGTTTTTAAGTGGGAAAATGAGCGAACTAAGGCGACGACCGAGTAAACGCTCGCAATAAAAGAGCTTCAAAAGGAAGGATGATGACGCATTATTACGCGCACCCGGTGCACGGTGCACCACACCCCtcatttcatttcatttaaaataattttttcaaaatttaaagttttactCTTCCCCGGTCTGGCTGCTCTACTcctgtagcttaattcatctatctaatgaatgaagcggatatcatgctacctttttctcaaaaaaaaaaaatttaaagttttaatttggtaaattttgattttgaatcttaacGCAGCATGTTTCTCAATAGGCACACTCGTCTGTGCAGATAATTTTTATACCATTGGCATTTCTATCGCTTATTAAAAACATCACTATATATATCTGCatagttattaattttattctaaCAGTTGAGTATTAAGTCAGACGTTAAATATCCAAAAACTAAAATActgtttaatttataaaaaaaaaagtatattcaGGTATTTCAAATGTTATAAAATATATTGGATTATTCAAACTTCTATTTTAAGCGCTCCTTAGTCTAGAACTTTTAGTACAGTTGGATGCCGTTCTTGGAGGCCTTTCAATTAGGAAACTTTTAAGATGCTGTTGTAGAGTTAAGTATTATCTAAGGAGGCATTTTTTGAAATTGAAACTTTGAACTCTTATTTGTACATTACTAAAGTCCTATTTGAATGCAGAATACATTATTGTATagtattttattcaatttattggaagaaaaaaaaaaaacttcaaatatcacccctgtgatttcacaatttctcactttagtattctgtggtttaaagtgtattaatttagtaccctgtagctccatctttctcttttcgtcagtcctttcgttaacttttcgttaaatcatatgcGAAAAGCTTCAGATATTTCACatatagtttatcaaatattcactttcgtaccatttagttttaactttatcactaatttaacgaaaaaacttAGTGaatgagataataaaaagagaaaaataaaaccacagagtacgaaagtgatatattttaaaccatagaatacgaaagtgagaaagtgcgaaatcacatgaacagtatttaaagttttttcaagaaaaaaataagaggaaaaaaagagagttgaGGTCGACGGTGAACCGGGTGCGTGGAATAATTTCCCGGAGGAGGAATTAAAAAGCGCTTGGGATTGGGACGATAATGGATGGGGACGGGAACTCGGGAGTGTACGGCGGCGGGGGTGGTGGGAGTATGGGAGTTGGAATGCGAAATGGCCATTCGACCCACCCTTTGACCGGGGTATCCTCAGTCATCGCGCCACGTCGGCAGGGGGCCGGCTAAAATGCGCCGCGTTCGGGATCACGGGACCGCCACGCGTCCCCCCCCTCTTGGCTCGTGAGGAGAAACGTTTAGTACCGGTGCTTGGGCGCCACGTGTCCCGGTCGGATGAGCTTTGTACGACGAGGTCTGTGTAGGATGCGTCCATTGGCACGATCGATTTGACGGGGTCAAATTGCAAATTGCAACGTGCTTTGTCGTGACAAGGAAATATATTCTATATGttccttctaaaaaaaaaaaagtttattttttctacaaatttttttttattattataatttcaaatttgaaaccctGCTGCAATACCATATTGATGCAACATATTATAAGCATCTCACACTTCGTCATATTATCTAATAAATGACTATATAACTATTTTTAGATCTGTTCGTGATTTTTTTCCATCCTACACATACAGAGAGGTTTCGCCGATTGAGAATAGTCAGGTGATTGAGAACAGCCAGGTGAGGAAGACCGAATGATCCCACATCCGCTTTACTGTCTGCTTTACTACATATCACATCATCTTAGCATATCTATTTACCTACTATCGTAAAGCAACCAACGAATAACCTGCTCTCGGAACGATCACATCATCTTGGCTTATCTATTTACCTACTGTGTGTCGGGGCTGTGCCAATTTTCTACAAATGGTATTGCAGTGAACTCACACCTAAACAcattttcctttcattttcctTTCATGAGCCTCTTCACGAGATGCATGTGAAGGAAGGATTAGGGTTAGGCGATGAGGATGAGCTTGGAAATGGTCTACTCTTGGTCCATAAGGTAAGGGTTTGGAATAAACAAACGAGTGTGTTAAAACATGTGGGGCTACAGTTGCGGtgttaaataaattaagaagaagaagaagaaaagaacaagatgaattttaagtttcgaaattttttaaaaaattatttgatgcGGAAAAATATTAATGTTTTAGTGGACTTTGTAGTCATCATATAAAAATGGTGGGAATTTAAAAaccagttattttttttaatttttttttgcgttTCCTGTGCTCCGACACTACAAAGAAAAAATGTTGTATATactcacgttttttttttttttttgacaaaactCATTATTAAAATcactacaaaaatatttatctcGTTTCACAAACAATAGAGGGGAAAAATAAAACCTAATTTCGTACGGGATACAATGCAAATGCTCACCTACGCAGGGAATGGATTCATTGCACGTAACAAAAGGGAACGGATTCATTGCATGCATCATAATTATATAAAACGAGCTTATTGTCACGGGCTTAACATTTTTTGTTGGGCCAGAGACCCTACTACGCAGAATTTTTCTAAGTCCCCGACAATACGCAACCAAAACCACTAGCCATTGCAAGCAAGGTTTAAGGACCTATTTGAACTTGCTGCGCGATATAATActgtttaaaaatattctatttgagCACTGCTGTTAAAAGAAGCACTACATTACGCCCCGATAAACAATTTTTCTCTGTAACATAATCAAATGTATCAATTTTAGAGTTTTTACTTTTAGagcttttaacttttttttctttaccgaACGCTCTACTATAACAGAATCAAAAGCAGTGCCAAACGAGTCCCACACATGTGGAGCCAAAACAAAAGGATGCCCATTTTCAGATTCCCATAGATATATGGAAGGTAGCAATCTGTTTTATTAAAGACAAAAATGGACTCTGTTTTATTAAAGACAAAAATGGTAATTGGTAGCAACCAAACAACCCACAACTGTTATGGAGCGAACAAATCCTCTCAGGGCATGTTTGGTCAATTTATTTTAGGCTATGAAATCGAAATGAAATTCACCGATTTCGatagttgttatttgtttttcaAAAATTGAATTTCGCTTTCTATTCCACTCTGGAATGGAACGATCAAATCCATTTATAACCCAATCCAGCTTTGAACCCTGgattgacccattccaaagttaattttcaaaatccTCTCTCATAAACACCTCCCTCCTTTCCCTTcatctctcttaatcaaaaccccCTCTCAAAATCGTAGAATCTCATTTTGATTTTCACTCTAATAATGagccaaatatttttggatgatttatcattccatttttcatttcaaaacaattcaatttcatttttcacTTCTATTCCATTCATGGCGATGTTGAGAAAAACATAGCCAGGAGTGCTTAACCCAGAAGATGATAAAATTGGAGTGTGGCCAAGTCGCATGGAACAAAATATACAATTGCTATAATTCGCACCCACAATCCTAAAAGATATAATCAATTTCGCTTCGCCTTTCATGTATGCCCATTAAAAGATACAATTTGCATCTACAATCCTTAGAAACAACCACTATTTACATGTGTATTGTTGAAAAGTCTTAATCAATTCGCAGCAGGAAATAGCCTGTATACGTTTGAAGAGGCGtatgaaaatatatagattatttCCGAGGAAGCACTACAAATTAACTTTCAGGGTTAATGGTGCAAATATGGGCTGAATTTTAAGGGTGCAGATGCAAATTGTAATTTTCGAAGGTCACGCACGCAAACAAGCGTATTTAGGAATCGCAAGGAAAATAATTACGTTTACGTTTCACACCAAAATGATGACAGAGATGACATCTAGTTCATGTTTCTGGCAGCATGAGAGGTTCAGTGTGAAATGAAGTTAACAATCATGCGACCGCGATGTAGTGAAATCTCTACACAGATAGAACAATATCTCCTTATCTAGCAGTAGATGTAGCACAGCATCACTTTCTAAATTTTGGATTGAAATTCTTACCGCCTCTATTGTTTCTCCCCCTCAAGAATGCAACAGTGGGGCCAAGAGCACTCCCTCTAAGCGCGCTGTACGACCATGAAGAAGTGGTGAAAGTGCTCTTATTTGGAGTCCATGTACCCCAGCCATTCTCCTGAAGCTCCGCCTTTTTCTCGTGTAAGGCCTGGTCAATTTGCTCCCAGCCCGAGCTTGGCTTGCTCCCTACATGAGAACAAGGTTATGCATGATACGCGTAATCAAATTAGAAAACAAGAATATGTTGTTTAAGACTGAAGGTTACCTGAAGGACCAGCAGAATTTTGAGCATTACTTTTTGCCATGGCCACTTCGCAGTTGCTAACTCTCGCAATGCTTTTACCCGAGGTCATTTCCTTAGTATTTTCTGGTGTTGTTCCATTTGCTTCAGCTGCCGAATCAGCTCCCTTCAGTAGCCGAACGTCGACAAGGGATGGATAATCAATCTGTCGAGGCATTCGACAATGGCCACAGTTTCAGTAATTTCTTAAAAATcgatttaaaaagtaaaaatgcgTGATGTACCTCTAAAGTGCCATCCTCTTTGTATAGCGAGATGTCCCATTGTAAAGCAGATTCATCTGTATCTTCCTTAGCATCAGGAAAAATTGGGTACTCCGGGACAGGTACCAGCAATATTCTCATGGATATAGGGTCATATAATATCACTTTTCCAACCTAAAACAAAGAGGTCGTAAAGAACATGGCTCATGTCTATCTCAACGAAACTTCAAGAAAAATTCCACTTGCAactaactattattttttaccaGACTCatatagaaataatttattggAAATATTGatttcaaactaaaaaaaaggaataaatgaaaattttgtgaACTAACAAGTCATACTCGGTATGAAGAAAGCTCGGGACACCACGAGGATGACAACTCCACCAAGCGATACACAATAAGATCACCTTcctaccaaaaaaaagaaaaaaggtgttATCATCTGCAGTACACACATTATTAGAAGAGGGATTGCGGGGACAAGGGACAAACCTTGGGAATGCGAGTTAAAGGGAAAAGGCTTTCAAAATCTAAGTGCACATCAACACTTTTTCCTTGCTCAGGTATAATCTTTTCGCTGGCTGGCTCATTATAAACAACTTCAACATCATTGCTCCTGCATGAGCCCTTCTCCCTACCCCATTTCTGTCCCTTCTTCTTGCTCGCTATTCCATTCCACAGTAAAGTCTCCTGGAGAACAAAGAAATGGCACATAGAAACATACAGTAAGAGGTAACTATGGGTATAAAAATGGCCGCACATTTTGGGGATATATAAATTCTTTCAGAGAAAAATAAACAATGAATACTGTCCAAGCCAATGTACTTTACAATAATGGAGACATACCCTTGGCCCATTTAATTGCAGATTACTCGGCCCAGCATCTAATTTTGATTGCCAATTACTTGGTCCTTCATCTACAAGTAGAAAGTTTGTAAGGACTTGGAAAAAAAGAATGGATAGCAAAATCACAACAGTTAATCATTAAGACCCTGTTTGGAAGTCTGAATAAGTTATCCAAGGAAAACTTATTTGGTATAAGGATTTCCTAGTGAGATTGTAAGAAAGAAGTATGATTTTTGCTCGTTGAAAAGTATTGATATCTATGATTTGGTAGGATAGCTAAGTTATCTTATccaaaaaaatgacttgaaggcCGAATATAGTATCCAATTCTAGacatttgatcacactcctCATTTAACAAATGTACAAGCTTCTCAAATAAATTATGGAGAAATACCAAACAAGATATTTTTGCATCCAAATAGGACCTAAGTgtgaaataaattgaaataagaTATCTGAATCTTTTGTGCTTAATACTTATCAGCTATATTCAAGCATAAATCAAGTAACACAGTTCAAGATATGATGTGCAAGTCTCAAGCATACATCACATACTTATGCCATTTGCATCACAGTTCAAGAGATGGTAACGGAAGTTATACAATAATAACATATGAGGCATATCAATGTCCACATATAAACATAGGCCCCTTGCCCAAGAGATGTGCAGAATAGACTGACAGCTTATCTTCTGGGGGAAGTTGGTAACAATGTAGAAGGCAAGTGCATAGTACCTGCAGGTTCAAATCGAATATGACCGGGTCTAACCACGATTGGAACAACTTCATCCACGGTTTCTCTATTCTCTTCCAGAGTTTGTTGCTGCAGTGGTCGGCACTGGGAGTTACTTGCCGCCTGTTGTTTTGGTGGTGGCCATTGCATGTTATTTGCTGGCGTCAAGCTCTGCGAATTCTATGGGTTTCGCAAAATTATTATAGTTAATCACCACAACTGAACATTTATTATACTTAGGAGGTGCATTTAAGGTAAATAAAAGAGTGTATAAGAAAAGGATGGATAAAAAGGCACATTTCGTCATTTCCTAATCACATACCTCCTTCATTTGACGCTTAACCTCCCTCCAATATATTCTTTTGGCCTTCTTACGAAGAGCAGTTCTGCTAGGAGCCTGAAGAAAAATATCAAAGGACAATGATCAACTTAAAAGAATCTAAGCTAAAGATGAAGCAACAAGGTAATGCAATAAAATGCTTTATGCATTTAATTTCCTTGCAGAAAAAGCATCAACTTAGATGAGCAACCTGATGGGGAAattatatggaaaaaaaaaagttatacaaACTACAACATATCATGTAAACTTGGGGACTATCCATACAGATGGCAATAAATGACTTTAGAATTACAGCGCAAACAGGTTAGAGTCTGGAAGGGAGGAAAATGCCAGAAGAACATGCTCTCCAGATGTGCAAGATCTCAAGAAGTACATCACTACATAGTTTAATAAAAACATACTTGCCTAATGCGCACAATTATAAGCAATTAAAATGCAATAGACAATATATGATGCTATTAGGAGCTAACTGACATGCCTCACAATGATCATAAATGATGCCAATTTCGGCAAATTTTGAAGGTTTTGGCCATACTTAGGTTTGTTGGCAAAGTTCAATCAAATCTAATTTGTGAAAGAAGGTAATACACAGTGAAATGACCGCTATGCAATCAGGAAATGCTTCACATTTTCTATCAGTAGAAGTATTCACTTATAGACATGGATTGACTGTCAAAGCACGCTTCCTGAAGTTCcaagtatttttatttgttaaagcGGACATGAGTTGTTAGCTTGTTTTGTTAAAATTTGTAAAGTTTTAGAGTTGAACAAAACTAATATAACAGCTATTCAGAACTGAATAATATTAGCACAAAATGAAATTAGCCAACAATTTAATGACTAGCAAACCTTTATGGTAGTGCCATTGGCCTGTGCTTGACATGTGTTAGCTTGGCAATTCACCTCAGCTTGATCATTTCTACAAAAggaaattaaagttaaaaaaaaaaaagctttctaGGAGTGAACACATAcggaacttaaaaatataaaacatgaaAAAGCAGCTGAAGTGAGGATgatatgcattctaatgttgtTTCAGATTACTGCAGCAAATGACGCCACATAACCGAATTCCAAGAGGTCCTCATAACCACATTCCAAGGGGTCGTTACTCTCTATATTGGCTGCATATCCTTTCCGTATTTTGCAGCACTTAACCAATTCTTGGTACACGGATAAGCATCTTCTTTGCCCCGCTGAGTAACTTCTACGGTAAGCAATAAGAGAGATGTTGATGGCATTTTCTAAATGTTATTTCAAAACATCTACTGCGTTCACCCTTAGCGTCTTATGAAGCTTTCTTATGAACATCGACATATTCCAAGCATCTTCAATTACAGTCAATCCTGAAGTTACACTAATCAACTTCTTGACTCTGTGTTTTACCGCCAGAAACCCTTTGTTAgttatttgttatatttaacACCACATATGGGCTGGCATGAGAGATCAGAAGTCACTAAATCATAACGGATCTATATGCTATACATATGTCCACATACAACTGAATCAAAGGATTTGAGTGCCCATCAGTATAAGCCATATCCACTGtgtcgtatcgtgccaacaagatatcggcacgatacaaccCCCGTACTGATGgcatagctcaaaaccctctattctttaaattagcaagtaatttTCTCGATAaatttcaaaagatttgataaaaatacataataaatggttagaatattttgttgctaaagaaaataaatatttcacgccattatgtgtcggcacacatgtatttttgtgaccggcacgcattCGGCACGGCGCGGCATGCACCGTGCCGACAAGTTTCCGACACAACCCCGTGccacggtacttaaatccttgaatTGAATAACAGTGCTAAGCACACACCTCTCTCCTGTTGGTGCAGATTTGTCTGTTTCCTTGGCAACATTATCAGCTTGAGAGTCAACCAATGCATCTGATCTTCCATCACCCTTAGATGacaaatcttttatttttgacttttttttagaagtttcaccCTTCTCAAAAAAGCTTTGTTTCTGTTCCTGGTGGATATTTTCAATTTCTTCAGTCATGACAATCGACTTTTCAGGATCGGCTAGTTTCTGTTTCTTCTTCCTGCATCAAAGAACATGTTCACCATGAATTAACAAAGAAACGCACGTTAAAGCAACCAAATGGTACTTgcaattaagagagagagagagagagagagagagagagagagagagagagagagtaggctaGAATATAGGAATATGTATCCACGAAGATAGCGGACATTCAGAGTTAAGTCTCAAGCATAGCTATGCAGAGAGTAGCTGGTCATAGCCAGATTTCAGTACACAGACATGTACCACTAAGCGACAAACTGACTCACACCAACAGGTtacattaatataaataaaggtACATAAAGCAGTTTGCAAAACCTTGATAAAGAGACGGATGTAGCTCTACTAATATATGCAAATGTTGCAAGTTCTCTATAGTGAAATCGAGTTCATTTGAAATTAATAATGTCTCAAACTATAAGTACTTAAAATAACAGTAGAAAAAATAGTATACACAGAAATGAAATTTCATTGAATTACGCACTTATCTATTTTAGATTTTCAAAGTAAACACAATAAGAACTTTCATACAGTATTGGCATTTAATTTATAGTAAAGTCAAGGGTAACTTAACAAACAATCCTAAATATGCCACCTCAAAATCTACTCTGTGCCGATAAAGGTAATATTAACTAGAAATCTTTGTTCACATTTTGCAGTGACAAATACCATTAGCTATTAACATGTTTGCAAAATAAATGAAGAATACCCATCTATTAACTAATTTAAAGGACAAAATCATAAATCAAATCAACTCTTACAAGGAAAAAGGTTCCCACAATCTCCACCCTAAAATCgcaagttatttattttatatatttgataagTACTCCACTATTTGGTTGATTGTTGAAATCATATAATTGGACGTCAATAATTCCAACTACTGCATTTGGCAATTGGACAGCTGTATGCAGTTGTCATTCATCAATTCCCTTAAATATACTTCACTGTAACACTCTAACCAAGATTATTTCGCCTGTAGgatgaaaatttaaaactgGGAGTTGGCAGATTGTTACTGATTCACGATAtaaatattaagaataaaaGTTAAATGATAAGATGCAAGATAAGTCAAATATGAATGTATCAGCACGCGGAGCTAGCAACAATAATCCAATACTTACATAAAGTTAAGGATGAACTAATAATTAAATCAAAGACGAAATTCATAATGCCAAGAAATTTCAGGATAGCAACAATATAAGTCAAAGACGAAATAATACTTCGAGCTATGGGATTTATCtgaatcttttcttttcttcttagtACTTGTTCCCTCGTGTGTACAAGTTGCATTTATGTCTTGATGCTCTGATCCACCCTGTTCATCTTTGCCTTTGCGTCTGCCAACATCGTCTTGGGACTCGATGGCCAGAATTTCACCATTAGAGAGGATGGGCTGCTTCTCAATTATCTCAGAATCTTGAATGCAATGCACATCATCAGGTATATCAGCAATTTCCTTCTTCTTGCAAACCTTCTTTCTCACTCTGGTAAAAGGGAGAAGAATACCCATGGAGAACAACAGCTTGATAAATCACTCAAGCTATTCATTAAAAGACACTTTAGAAGTTAGAACCCTTTATGTTTACTAGCAATAGCTAGGTGGAGCAGTTAGAGCCTCTAAAACAACTTAATTCCTAGAGAGAGCATCAGAATGAAACCAATATtaccaataaaaaataagatcCTCCATTCTAGAGCACTTTGGTTCTCAAGTTAGATGTCGGCAGCGTTAAAAAACTAAGGACAGGACAGAAAGAAATCAATTCATAGTAGTGGATAAAACATTAGAATGAAATTCGGATTTGGGTAGCTTTCCAGTGATCAGCAAATCATTATCAGTAATACCATAACAACATAATTATTGAATCAATTTCAGCAGAATGAGTTAAGTAATAATGGGGTAACTTGATCTACACTGAAAATAATCATTCATGCTCCAACATGATGTTCTATGGAAGAATATGAAATAAAATGCACCGAAAGTTTAAATAATGCTTATAATCTATGTATGCTCTTCCACAGGATTCTAGGATAAATTAATTCAAAGCTAGAAACTCCAGTTATGATAAATTGAACTAGTGATAACAAGCTTCCCCAGAAACCTATCTACAAGTGTAAATACTTTGGCGGTAAGATCTGTTCCAAGATTTTAAGCAATCACACAGAATCTCAATACATAGAATCAGTCAATCTCTAATAATCCACACTATCACAATGATGCAATTTGGTAACCTCAGCTGTCTACACTTCAAATGGTTGTTTTGTCGTAAGAATCTACCAAAATATAAAAGAAGACCATTTGGAAACTTTATTACCTTATAATATCTTTGTCCCTGAAAATGCATGTTGATTCGAATGATGGTAGGACAAATTCATCCATCTGCCACAAAAAAACCTTGATTACTATGTAAATGCCACCATCTTTTGCATAATACATACtatcaaaaagaaatatatattagcTCATGAGATCAAAAGATTACTGTTCTGTGCTGCATACGTaggtaaaaacaaaaaaaacaaaatatgttCTGAAGATATTAGCAAGGTCCTTAATGTCTCACATTAAATCTGGTTAAAAAATCCTAACTACAAATAATAAAGTAGCTTAACAGTAAACAAGTCTCCATGTTTTTTGGTAAATAACTATATTTGGCCATCTTTCTTACCTGAAATTTTCATCTTAGCAAACAATTACAGGAATTTCATCATAATTATTTTAGCTTTCAATATCATAAAGCGAAATATATGAGATAAAATGTAGTAACCTAAGAGTTTTGAAGTAAACGCATGCATGGGTGCTAGGGTATAGAGCTCCACAATCTCATGCAACGACTGTTTGGAGCGCAACGTGAAAGTCAGAGATCGTATTTGCAGAGCATACAGATGTGAGATGCAAACATGAATTACATTATGGCGAG
The nucleotide sequence above comes from Ananas comosus cultivar F153 linkage group 17, ASM154086v1, whole genome shotgun sequence. Encoded proteins:
- the LOC109723359 gene encoding spidroin-1-like, with protein sequence MAGXEPHVDRGGDVDEERAAGVEELRGGGAGGGGGGERGFGDEVERGAGRVRREAEDAARGAGGVGGGGGGGAGAGLAPQQLRGEAEVGVGGGARGLDAAERGVEGDRVAPHEVGDDDGRGARRAADAVDESAPPSPSPTAAAGVLEEVEGVVEDGGESGHAAPTQFSTCVIPCRRSAFLSRAAASLPRYTWSATRDRSAASVCASPDADADGVGPESSDACRGHPDKGGRTGRASRPGLFGGRAGFGCGAGAVGEDRAVQEAERQKDFLGVRLSPEVDASAPSLIL
- the LOC109723444 gene encoding coilin, which encodes MEGEVEGPVRVRVVFDDRRMLTRSQRAEGLRRCWLLLRPGIATVADLAHHVSRRFRLRRACPDGLVLSMDEFVLPSFESTCIFRDKDIIRVRKKVCKKKEIADIPDDVHCIQDSEIIEKQPILSNGEILAIESQDDVGRRKGKDEQGGSEHQDINATCTHEGTSTKKKRKDSDKSHSSKKKKQKLADPEKSIVMTEEIENIHQEQKQSFFEKGETSKKKSKIKDLSSKGDGRSDALVDSQADNVAKETDKSAPTGERNDQAEVNCQANTCQAQANGTTIKAPSRTALRKKAKRIYWREVKRQMKENSQSLTPANNMQWPPPKQQAASNSQCRPLQQQTLEENRETVDEVVPIVVRPGHIRFEPADEGPSNWQSKLDAGPSNLQLNGPRETLLWNGIASKKKGQKWGREKGSCRSNDVEVVYNEPASEKIIPEQGKSVDVHLDFESLFPLTRIPKEGDLIVYRLVELSSSWCPELSSYRVGKVILYDPISMRILLVPVPEYPIFPDAKEDTDESALQWDISLYKEDGTLEIDYPSLVDVRLLKGADSAAEANGTTPENTKEMTSGKSIARVSNCEVAMAKSNAQNSAGPSGSKPSSGWEQIDQALHEKKAELQENGWGTWTPNKSTFTTSSWSYSALRGSALGPTVAFLRGRNNRGGKNFNPKFRK